The following proteins are encoded in a genomic region of Nitrospirota bacterium:
- a CDS encoding acetyl-CoA carboxylase carboxyltransferase subunit beta, which yields MAWFKKKEQPAIAKKVKVPEGLWVKCNSCKEIIYRKEVEKNLKVCPKCNYHFRISAKERISLLVDENSFVEIGENLISKDPLNFKDQVTYRDRLGEYQKKTSNKDAAMAGSALIGNHKTMLVVLDFEFMGGSMGSVVGEKFVMAAEKAAEEELPLISVASSGGARMHEGIISLMQMAKTSASIARFKEKRMPFISILADPTFGGVSASFAMLGDIMIAEPKSLIGFAGPRVIEQTIKQQLPENFQTAEFLLQHGMIDMIVPRKELKQTIIKLLSLTTGNSNIEK from the coding sequence ATGGCCTGGTTTAAGAAAAAAGAACAACCTGCGATTGCAAAGAAGGTCAAAGTCCCGGAAGGGCTCTGGGTAAAGTGCAATTCCTGCAAGGAGATCATCTACCGTAAAGAGGTGGAGAAGAACCTGAAGGTATGCCCTAAATGCAACTACCACTTCAGGATTTCCGCCAAGGAACGTATATCGCTGCTTGTAGACGAAAACAGCTTTGTCGAAATTGGGGAGAACCTGATATCCAAAGACCCCCTCAATTTCAAAGACCAGGTCACATACAGGGACCGTCTCGGCGAGTATCAGAAAAAAACGAGCAACAAAGACGCCGCGATGGCCGGCAGCGCCCTGATAGGCAACCATAAGACAATGCTCGTCGTCCTTGATTTTGAATTTATGGGCGGCAGCATGGGTTCGGTTGTCGGCGAGAAGTTTGTTATGGCCGCTGAAAAGGCCGCCGAAGAGGAATTGCCGTTAATATCCGTTGCCTCATCCGGAGGCGCAAGAATGCACGAAGGGATTATCTCTCTCATGCAGATGGCAAAAACCTCAGCCTCAATAGCAAGGTTTAAAGAAAAACGAATGCCCTTCATATCAATCCTTGCCGATCCGACCTTCGGAGGGGTATCAGCAAGTTTTGCGATGCTGGGAGACATAATGATCGCGGAACCCAAAAGCCTGATAGGCTTTGCTGGACCGAGGGTAATCGAGCAGACGATAAAACAGCAATTGCCCGAGAACTTTCAAACCGCGGAATTCCTGCTCCAGCACGGGATGATCGACATGATCGTCCCCAGAAAAGAGTTGAAGCAGACCATTATTAAACTTTTGTCATTGACCACCGGTAACAGTAACATAGAAAAATAG
- a CDS encoding bifunctional folylpolyglutamate synthase/dihydrofolate synthase — MTTDFQKYDSTVSYLYSLQKHGIKLGLENTKRLMGLLGGPHKSFRSVHIAGTNGKGSTSAAIASILRENGFKVGLFTSPHLVSFTERIRVNDQRIEESEVINIAAMIRDLLTGTDLNPTFFEFVTAMAFYCFAQNKVDWAVIETGMGGRLDSTNVILPEVSIITNISLDHCEFLGDSISEITFEKAGIIKSGVPVITSSSEPEVVQQLSDIAGSLGSAVHVYGKDYKGALTGMDYKQINFDYSGYNNYGNLLMSLSGRYQLYNACTAVRACEVLREKGFTISDASIRQGLLNIKLEGRLEKVLESPPIFIDGAHNPEAAASLAESVRELFSDKKIILIAGIMDDKDVDGVLKPLVQIAESVILTRPRYDRAALPERLENIIISLKKSGMNITNSITKTDTISGALNIAKDRCSDDNIILVTGSFYTTGEVKEVLGSTGVFTTLREQVENKEVKK, encoded by the coding sequence ATGACCACTGATTTTCAAAAATACGACTCGACAGTAAGTTATTTATACAGCCTTCAAAAACACGGAATAAAATTGGGGCTGGAAAATACAAAGAGGCTGATGGGCCTTCTTGGAGGGCCACACAAATCTTTCCGCTCCGTGCATATAGCCGGGACCAACGGAAAAGGTTCCACTTCCGCTGCGATTGCATCCATTCTCAGGGAGAACGGTTTTAAGGTCGGCCTGTTCACCTCTCCTCATCTGGTCAGTTTTACGGAAAGGATACGGGTAAACGATCAGCGCATTGAGGAGTCCGAGGTCATTAATATAGCGGCGATGATTCGCGATCTGCTAACAGGGACTGATCTGAACCCGACTTTTTTTGAGTTTGTCACCGCGATGGCGTTTTACTGCTTTGCGCAAAACAAAGTTGACTGGGCTGTGATTGAGACCGGGATGGGCGGAAGGCTCGACTCTACGAACGTCATTCTTCCTGAGGTAAGCATTATCACCAACATAAGCCTCGACCACTGCGAGTTTCTCGGCGACAGCATCTCTGAGATTACATTTGAGAAGGCAGGCATTATTAAATCAGGGGTGCCGGTTATAACATCCTCGTCAGAGCCTGAGGTTGTTCAACAATTGTCTGACATAGCAGGAAGCCTCGGCTCCGCGGTCCATGTCTACGGCAAGGATTATAAAGGCGCGCTTACCGGGATGGATTACAAACAGATTAACTTTGATTACAGCGGCTATAATAATTACGGCAATCTCTTGATGTCACTGTCCGGGAGATATCAGCTCTACAATGCCTGCACCGCGGTGCGCGCGTGTGAAGTTTTGAGAGAAAAGGGGTTCACCATTTCAGACGCTTCGATCAGGCAGGGCCTGCTCAATATCAAACTCGAAGGCAGGCTGGAAAAGGTGTTGGAGTCGCCGCCCATTTTCATTGACGGCGCTCACAATCCTGAGGCTGCCGCTTCACTTGCTGAATCAGTCCGGGAACTTTTTTCTGATAAGAAAATTATCCTGATAGCCGGGATCATGGACGACAAGGATGTCGATGGGGTATTGAAACCTCTTGTCCAGATCGCTGAATCAGTAATACTGACAAGGCCCAGATATGATCGCGCGGCCTTGCCTGAGAGACTTGAAAACATCATAATCAGCCTAAAGAAATCAGGCATGAATATTACCAATTCGATAACTAAAACCGACACCATCTCCGGGGCCCTGAATATTGCAAAAGACCGGTGCAGTGATGACAATATTATTCTCGTAACCGGGTCGTTCTATACAACTGGAGAAGTGAAAGAGGTATTAGGCAGCACAGGAGTTTTTACAACGTTAAGAGAACAAGTGGAAAATAAGGAAGTGAAAAAGTGA
- a CDS encoding LPS-assembly protein LptD, with the protein MADITADHMEHLAQTNTYIATGSVKIVFEDSTLTADEMFLDGNTSDAVASGNVVLEDKDSVIKADKIEMNLKTKLGVVYNSNIFYKKRNFHIQSGNIKKIGDKTFYFDRASVTTCDAEVPAWSFSGRDVEITQNKSLSAWHGTFNVKDFPVLYSPYTWVPLLQDRQTGLLQPSFGYSSTRGQSYRQGFFWAIKENQDATIYLDYYSELGFAEGLDYRYALTPETYGELWYYRTRDNEPVRELSEFKSYNNAELPYDISSYLKVHTVSDFDYYERMDSTSLNRFGLSSWGATNPFGFASEERYQKYLESDLQLSRPFYNGRVYLLAQTRQSLEGRSNEIPQSLPEIGLVLNTQSMGDFSFNTSLKGVNFWRRDGQKGQRFDINPNLYFSYGRLINITQKIGLRDTAYFLEDPDVSENRFIYDLSTTLTTKFYKKYSSLVHIIEPSVEYEYIPSTFDEDISFFDSTDSIAKTNGINYALTNRVSGLAPLNLEARFRLSQSFSLFNDDKRFSPVLAEAVMSSNHVTLQLNASYDIDERRMSENIASLILRNSIGYVGVGENLREATQLDQVTFETGLSNPIKFFNISLPIDVGGKIWYDLNGHNTQEYDIQGVYSHQCWRLALAYIKRITDYQIIFTIEFKGIGTIGTSSTTGMEGSKIEPIMPVGLPMEY; encoded by the coding sequence ATGGCTGATATTACCGCTGACCATATGGAACACCTCGCTCAAACCAATACCTACATTGCAACCGGCTCAGTCAAGATAGTCTTTGAAGATTCCACGCTGACCGCTGATGAGATGTTCCTTGACGGAAATACATCTGATGCTGTTGCCTCAGGCAATGTGGTCCTCGAGGACAAGGATTCTGTCATAAAGGCAGATAAGATTGAAATGAATTTAAAGACCAAACTCGGCGTGGTTTACAACAGCAATATTTTCTACAAGAAACGCAATTTCCACATTCAAAGCGGGAACATTAAAAAGATCGGTGATAAAACTTTCTATTTTGACAGGGCCTCGGTTACGACTTGCGATGCGGAGGTGCCTGCGTGGAGTTTTTCAGGGAGAGACGTCGAGATCACTCAGAACAAAAGTTTAAGCGCGTGGCACGGCACCTTCAATGTCAAAGACTTCCCTGTCCTGTATTCTCCATATACATGGGTGCCTCTTCTTCAAGACCGCCAGACCGGGCTTCTGCAGCCGTCCTTTGGTTACAGCAGCACAAGAGGGCAGTCTTACAGACAGGGGTTCTTCTGGGCCATAAAAGAAAACCAGGACGCGACCATATATCTTGACTATTATTCCGAGCTGGGATTCGCGGAGGGCCTTGATTACCGTTATGCATTAACACCTGAAACATACGGCGAGTTATGGTATTACCGCACGAGAGACAATGAACCTGTCAGAGAGCTCTCGGAATTCAAGTCCTATAATAACGCGGAGCTTCCGTATGATATTTCAAGCTATTTGAAAGTTCACACAGTGAGCGATTTCGATTACTATGAGAGGATGGATTCAACGTCTTTGAACAGGTTCGGGCTGTCATCATGGGGAGCAACGAACCCTTTCGGGTTTGCCTCAGAGGAGAGGTATCAAAAATATCTTGAATCGGACCTGCAGTTGTCCAGGCCTTTTTATAACGGAAGGGTATACCTGCTGGCCCAGACCAGGCAAAGCCTCGAAGGCAGGTCCAATGAAATACCCCAGAGCCTTCCTGAAATAGGCCTCGTGCTTAATACGCAGTCTATGGGAGATTTCTCTTTTAACACATCGCTCAAGGGTGTAAATTTCTGGAGGAGAGACGGGCAGAAAGGCCAGAGGTTTGACATCAACCCGAACCTCTATTTCAGCTATGGCAGGCTGATAAATATCACCCAGAAAATAGGGCTGCGCGATACAGCATATTTCCTGGAAGATCCTGACGTAAGCGAAAACAGATTCATCTATGACCTCAGCACAACATTAACAACAAAGTTCTACAAAAAATACTCTTCGTTGGTCCATATCATCGAGCCGTCGGTGGAATATGAATACATACCTTCAACATTCGATGAGGACATCTCCTTCTTCGATTCTACAGATTCCATTGCTAAAACAAACGGTATCAATTACGCGCTTACTAACAGGGTGTCCGGCCTGGCCCCTTTAAACCTGGAAGCCAGATTCAGGCTTTCGCAGAGCTTCAGCCTGTTTAATGATGACAAAAGATTCTCTCCGGTGCTCGCGGAAGCGGTAATGTCAAGCAATCATGTGACGCTGCAGCTTAATGCTTCATATGATATCGATGAAAGACGGATGTCGGAAAATATCGCCTCTTTGATACTGAGGAACTCGATCGGTTATGTCGGTGTAGGTGAAAATCTCCGGGAAGCCACACAGCTTGATCAAGTTACTTTTGAGACAGGCCTGAGCAATCCTATAAAGTTCTTCAATATATCTCTTCCAATAGATGTAGGAGGGAAAATATGGTATGACCTGAACGGGCACAACACCCAGGAATATGACATCCAGGGCGTTTATTCTCATCAATGCTGGCGCCTGGCGCTTGCCTATATAAAAAGGATCACCGATTACCAGATAATATTTACAATAGAGTTTAAAGGAATAGGCACCATAGGCACTTCAAGCACTACAGGAATGGAAGGTTCAAAGATAGAGCCGATAATGCCGGTAGGGCTGCCGATGGAATATTAA